A single window of Longimicrobium sp. DNA harbors:
- a CDS encoding PQQ-dependent sugar dehydrogenase — MQMRVVLALPVLAGLMAACAPRTDAPDSAPAETQPTAGTPATQPPAAQSADCTPLETRAANATSAQPAFAGQTRGCGVNSNVAYDVAVVARGLQKPWSVEPLPDGRFLVTEKAGQMRIVSAAGQVGAPIAGVTPVDPRGQGGLLDAALSPRFATDRTVFWSFTEPREGGNGTSVARGVLSADGSRLEQVRVILRTRPTYANNMHFGSRLAFGPDGMLYVTMGERSDPQTRPQAQQMGSHLGKTLRINPDGSVPRDNPFVGQSGALPEIFSTGHRNIQSAAFDGQGRFWIVEHGPRGGDEVNLVQAGKNYGWPITTYGIEYSGQAITGASTQREGFEQPVYYWDPVIAPSGAQFYTGTAFPAWRGSLFIGGLREMRLVRLVIQGNRVTGEEHLLTDRRKRIRDVRQGPDGALYVITDEDSAELWRIAPRS, encoded by the coding sequence ATGCAGATGAGAGTCGTGCTCGCCCTTCCCGTGCTCGCCGGCCTGATGGCGGCCTGCGCGCCCCGCACCGACGCGCCCGACAGCGCCCCCGCCGAGACCCAGCCGACGGCCGGGACCCCGGCTACGCAGCCGCCCGCCGCCCAGTCCGCTGACTGCACGCCGCTGGAGACGCGGGCGGCGAACGCAACATCCGCCCAGCCGGCGTTCGCCGGGCAGACGCGGGGGTGCGGCGTGAACTCCAACGTGGCGTATGACGTGGCCGTGGTCGCCCGCGGGCTGCAGAAGCCGTGGTCGGTGGAACCGCTCCCGGACGGGCGCTTCCTGGTGACGGAAAAGGCCGGGCAGATGCGGATCGTCTCCGCCGCCGGCCAAGTGGGCGCCCCCATCGCGGGGGTGACGCCGGTGGACCCGCGCGGCCAGGGCGGCCTGCTGGACGCGGCGCTCAGCCCGCGGTTCGCCACGGACCGCACCGTCTTCTGGAGCTTCACCGAGCCGCGTGAGGGAGGCAACGGCACCAGCGTCGCGCGCGGGGTGCTTTCGGCGGATGGATCGCGGCTGGAGCAGGTGCGGGTGATCCTGCGCACGCGGCCCACGTACGCCAACAACATGCACTTCGGCTCGCGCCTGGCGTTCGGGCCCGACGGAATGCTGTACGTAACGATGGGCGAGCGCTCGGACCCCCAGACGCGGCCACAGGCGCAGCAGATGGGCAGCCACCTTGGCAAGACGCTGCGCATCAACCCCGACGGCTCGGTGCCGCGCGACAACCCGTTCGTGGGGCAGTCCGGCGCGCTGCCGGAAATCTTCTCCACGGGCCATCGCAACATCCAGTCGGCCGCCTTCGACGGGCAGGGCCGCTTCTGGATCGTGGAGCATGGCCCGCGGGGCGGGGACGAGGTGAACCTGGTGCAGGCGGGGAAGAACTACGGCTGGCCGATCACCACCTACGGGATCGAATACTCGGGGCAGGCCATCACGGGCGCGTCCACCCAGCGCGAGGGCTTCGAGCAGCCGGTGTATTACTGGGACCCGGTGATCGCCCCGTCGGGCGCGCAGTTCTATACGGGCACTGCGTTCCCGGCGTGGCGCGGCAGCCTGTTCATCGGCGGCTTGCGCGAGATGCGGCTGGTGCGGCTGGTGATCCAGGGCAACCGCGTGACGGGTGAGGAGCACCTGCTGACGGACCGCCGCAAGCGCATCCGCGACGTGCGCCAGGGGCCGGACGGCGCACTGTACGTGATCACCGACGAGGACAGCGCCGAACTCTGGCGGATCGCGCCGCGGAGCTGA
- a CDS encoding acetyl-CoA C-acetyltransferase: MADAYIIDAVRTPRGRGKKGKGALTEIHPQELLAQTLRELARRAEIDPADVDDVVVGVVSQVGEQASNIARNAVLAADWPLHVGGVSLNRYCGSGLQAVNFAAMGVMSGAQDVVVGAGVESMSRVPMGSDGGEGDGMNQHLRRKHAQVPQGISADLIATMEGFTRQELDAFALRSQRLTADAQREGRFSRALFAVRDPETGAVALEQDEFPRPETTMAALAGLPAAFQGAGATPAGPNGETLDEIALARFPREGGIQHLHTAGNSSGIVDGAAAVLLASDAYVREHGLKPRARIRSMSIFAEDPVIMLTAPAETARKALRKAGMQAADMDLWEINEAFAAVPLQTIRRLHIDPERVNVNGGSIALGHPLGATGAMLLGTALDELERRGLATALVTLCIAGGQGVATVIERV; encoded by the coding sequence ATGGCCGACGCATACATCATTGACGCGGTGCGCACGCCGCGCGGGCGGGGCAAGAAGGGCAAGGGCGCGCTGACGGAAATCCATCCGCAGGAGCTGCTGGCGCAGACGCTCCGCGAGCTGGCGCGGCGGGCGGAGATCGATCCCGCCGACGTGGACGACGTGGTGGTGGGCGTGGTGTCGCAGGTGGGCGAGCAGGCCTCCAACATCGCGCGCAACGCGGTGCTCGCCGCCGACTGGCCGCTGCACGTGGGCGGCGTTTCGCTCAACCGCTACTGCGGATCGGGGCTGCAGGCGGTGAACTTCGCGGCCATGGGCGTGATGAGCGGCGCGCAGGACGTGGTCGTCGGGGCCGGCGTGGAAAGCATGTCGCGCGTGCCCATGGGCAGCGACGGCGGCGAAGGCGACGGCATGAACCAGCACCTGCGCCGCAAGCACGCCCAGGTGCCGCAGGGCATCAGCGCCGACCTGATCGCCACGATGGAGGGCTTCACCCGCCAGGAGCTGGACGCGTTCGCGCTCCGGTCGCAGCGGTTGACGGCCGATGCGCAGCGCGAGGGCCGCTTCAGCCGCGCCCTCTTCGCCGTGCGCGATCCGGAGACGGGCGCCGTCGCGCTGGAACAGGACGAGTTCCCGCGGCCGGAGACCACGATGGCGGCGCTGGCCGGGCTGCCCGCCGCGTTCCAGGGGGCCGGCGCCACCCCCGCGGGGCCGAACGGCGAGACGCTGGACGAGATCGCGCTCGCCCGCTTTCCGCGCGAGGGCGGAATCCAGCACCTTCACACGGCGGGCAACTCCAGCGGCATCGTAGATGGCGCCGCGGCGGTGCTGCTCGCATCGGACGCGTACGTGCGCGAGCACGGGCTGAAGCCGCGCGCCCGCATCCGCTCGATGTCCATCTTTGCCGAAGACCCGGTGATCATGCTCACCGCCCCGGCGGAAACGGCACGAAAGGCGCTGCGGAAGGCCGGGATGCAGGCGGCGGACATGGACCTGTGGGAGATCAACGAGGCCTTCGCCGCGGTGCCGCTGCAGACCATCCGCCGGCTGCACATCGACCCGGAGCGGGTGAACGTGAATGGCGGCTCCATCGCGCTGGGCCATCCGCTGGGCGCCACCGGGGCCATGCTGCTTGGCACGGCGCTCGACGAACTGGAGCGCCGCGGCCTGGCCACGGCACTGGTGACGCTGTGCATCGCGGGCGGCCAGGGCGTGGCCACCGTCATCGAACGCGTCTGA
- a CDS encoding NAD(P)/FAD-dependent oxidoreductase, whose product MSDDGIKDITIIGAGPTGLFAAFYAGLRGMSCRIVDALPQLGGQLMALYPEKYIFDVGGLPKILAKDLAKNMIEQGTQFGPEVVLEAEVQQLVPEDGHIRLVTPRGEFLTKTVVITAGKGALNPRVLECPGWADHYSDTGGVHTHVRQPEDFRGKRVLIIGGGDSAVDWVLGLRGIAREITLIHRRDEFRAHRSTVLEMRQAAERGDVTIRTPYEVGEISGEGGCVARVTLINNDTKEAEELHVEAVVALLGFKPDLGPIGRWGLELERNTIKVSQLMETNIAGVYAAGDVVHYPGKLELIATGYGEAAVAVNNAVHYLNPKARVNPGHSTNLKLFKQDDEGE is encoded by the coding sequence GTGAGCGACGACGGCATCAAGGACATCACCATCATCGGCGCGGGGCCAACGGGGCTCTTCGCCGCTTTCTACGCGGGCCTGCGCGGCATGTCGTGCCGCATCGTCGACGCGCTGCCGCAGCTGGGCGGGCAGCTGATGGCCCTGTATCCCGAAAAGTACATCTTTGACGTCGGCGGCCTGCCCAAGATCCTGGCCAAGGACCTGGCGAAGAACATGATCGAGCAGGGCACGCAGTTCGGCCCCGAGGTGGTGCTGGAGGCCGAGGTGCAGCAGCTGGTTCCCGAGGACGGCCACATCCGCCTGGTGACGCCCCGCGGCGAGTTCCTCACGAAGACGGTGGTGATCACGGCCGGCAAGGGCGCGCTGAACCCGCGCGTGCTGGAGTGCCCGGGGTGGGCGGACCACTACTCCGATACGGGCGGGGTCCACACGCACGTGCGCCAGCCCGAGGACTTCCGCGGCAAGCGCGTGCTGATCATCGGCGGCGGCGACTCGGCGGTGGACTGGGTGCTGGGGCTGCGCGGCATCGCGCGCGAGATCACGCTGATCCACCGCCGCGACGAGTTCCGCGCGCACAGGAGCACGGTGCTCGAGATGCGGCAGGCGGCGGAGCGCGGCGACGTCACCATCCGCACGCCGTACGAGGTGGGCGAGATCAGCGGCGAAGGCGGCTGCGTGGCGCGCGTGACGCTGATCAACAACGACACCAAGGAAGCGGAGGAGCTTCACGTGGAGGCGGTGGTCGCGCTCCTGGGCTTCAAGCCGGACCTGGGCCCCATCGGCCGGTGGGGGCTGGAGCTGGAGCGCAACACCATCAAGGTGTCGCAGCTGATGGAAACCAACATCGCCGGCGTGTACGCGGCGGGCGACGTGGTGCACTATCCCGGCAAGCTGGAGCTGATCGCCACGGGGTACGGCGAGGCGGCGGTGGCGGTGAACAACGCGGTGCACTACCTGAACCCCAAGGCCCGCGTGAACCCCGGCCACTCCACGAACCTCAAGCTGTTCAAGCAGGACGACGAGGGGGAGTAG
- a CDS encoding YciI family protein, with amino-acid sequence MRFMIMFRNDGDSEVDVPPCIDLDEMGNLMHELTSTGVLLATEGLKPSEKGARVRMTGGKRVVVDGPFTEAKELIAGFALVQVESKQAAIDLAERFLRVAGQGSAEVREAFQPDSTEDSAEDAAARLRSPALV; translated from the coding sequence ATGCGGTTCATGATCATGTTCAGGAACGACGGCGACAGCGAAGTCGACGTGCCGCCGTGCATCGACCTGGACGAGATGGGCAACCTGATGCACGAGCTGACGTCCACCGGCGTGCTGCTGGCCACCGAGGGGCTGAAGCCGAGCGAAAAGGGCGCGCGCGTCCGCATGACCGGAGGCAAGCGCGTGGTGGTGGACGGCCCGTTCACCGAGGCCAAGGAGCTGATCGCCGGCTTCGCCCTGGTGCAGGTGGAATCGAAGCAGGCCGCCATCGACCTGGCGGAGCGCTTCCTTCGCGTGGCGGGCCAGGGCTCGGCCGAGGTGCGCGAGGCCTTTCAGCCGGATTCGACCGAAGACAGCGCGGAAGACGCCGCGGCCCGGCTGCGCTCCCCGGCGCTCGTATAG
- a CDS encoding PaaI family thioesterase — protein MSVDEAAVRTRTITWHDPMPGAKAGARMSGLDYLRAMASGDLPPPPIMATMGIGMQEAQEGRVVFYADPDEYHYNPIGVVHGGLAATLLDTAMACAVHSTLPAGAGYTTLEFKVNFVRPLTRDTGRVLCEGVTIHVGGRVATAEARLTDAEGRLYAHATTTCMVFRPGAEKGG, from the coding sequence ATGAGCGTGGACGAGGCGGCGGTCCGCACGCGGACGATCACCTGGCACGACCCGATGCCCGGCGCCAAGGCGGGCGCGCGGATGAGCGGGCTGGACTACCTGCGGGCGATGGCATCCGGCGACCTGCCCCCGCCGCCCATCATGGCTACGATGGGCATCGGAATGCAGGAGGCGCAGGAGGGGCGCGTGGTCTTCTACGCCGATCCCGACGAGTACCACTACAACCCCATCGGCGTGGTGCACGGCGGGCTGGCGGCCACGCTGCTGGACACGGCGATGGCGTGCGCCGTCCACTCCACCCTTCCGGCGGGCGCGGGCTACACCACGCTGGAGTTCAAGGTGAACTTCGTCCGGCCGCTGACGCGCGACACGGGGCGCGTGCTCTGCGAGGGCGTCACCATCCACGTCGGCGGGCGCGTCGCCACGGCCGAGGCCCGGCTGACCGACGCGGAGGGGCGGCTGTACGCGCACGCCACCACCACCTGCATGGTGTTTCGCCCCGGCGCGGAGAAGGGGGGATGA
- a CDS encoding SRPBCC domain-containing protein has translation MTAAASRTVPAETRVAWEGGDLVITRGFDAPRELVYRAWTTPEHYARWFGPEGSTLSPCTMDVRPGGTLHYCHRFQDYDPVWVKGVYTDIAEPQRIAFRCWFSDAEGSAVPRPGYPAEMHIAVSFADAGAGTLVTIRQAGLPADHGEVQGWKEGLDRLATLLANH, from the coding sequence ATGACGGCGGCAGCAAGTAGGACCGTCCCGGCGGAGACGCGGGTGGCGTGGGAGGGCGGCGACCTGGTGATCACCCGTGGCTTCGACGCACCGCGCGAGCTGGTGTACCGCGCCTGGACGACGCCCGAGCACTATGCGCGCTGGTTCGGGCCTGAGGGCAGCACCCTTTCGCCTTGTACGATGGACGTTCGCCCCGGCGGCACGCTGCACTACTGCCACCGCTTTCAGGATTACGACCCAGTCTGGGTCAAGGGCGTCTACACCGACATCGCCGAGCCGCAGCGGATCGCGTTCCGGTGCTGGTTTTCCGATGCCGAGGGCTCGGCGGTCCCGCGTCCCGGCTATCCGGCGGAGATGCACATCGCGGTGAGCTTCGCCGACGCCGGGGCCGGCACCTTGGTGACGATCCGCCAGGCCGGCCTGCCCGCGGACCACGGCGAGGTGCAGGGCTGGAAGGAAGGCCTCGATCGCCTGGCCACCTTGCTGGCGAACCACTGA
- a CDS encoding nuclear transport factor 2 family protein, which translates to MTDDSTADLVRRYFSAYQVADREQLEALLADDFTFTSPWDDHISRATYFSHCFPHAGSFRFREPMTIFAQGDEAFVRYETEGKPGGTFRNAEFFRIEAGRIRSIEVFFGFIPSATSSAD; encoded by the coding sequence ATGACCGACGACTCGACAGCAGATCTGGTCCGCCGCTACTTCTCGGCCTACCAAGTGGCGGACCGCGAGCAGTTGGAGGCGCTGCTCGCGGATGATTTCACCTTCACCAGCCCCTGGGACGACCACATCAGCCGGGCGACGTACTTCTCGCACTGCTTTCCCCACGCAGGCTCGTTCCGCTTCCGCGAGCCCATGACCATCTTCGCGCAGGGCGACGAGGCCTTCGTGCGCTACGAGACGGAGGGAAAGCCCGGCGGCACTTTCCGCAACGCCGAGTTCTTCCGGATCGAGGCCGGTCGCATCCGGTCCATCGAGGTGTTCTTCGGATTCATCCCCAGCGCCACGTCCTCAGCGGACTGA
- a CDS encoding metalloregulator ArsR/SmtB family transcription factor has protein sequence MTEADRLSATFAALADPTRRAMLARLAKGEATVTELAEPFAMSMPAISKHLKVLERAGLIERGREAQWRPARLQPEPLREVNEWMEPYRRFWEQSFDRLDEYLRTLQSREQSDDGGSK, from the coding sequence ATGACGGAAGCCGATCGCCTCAGCGCCACCTTTGCCGCGCTCGCCGACCCCACGCGGCGGGCGATGCTGGCGCGCCTGGCGAAGGGCGAGGCGACGGTCACGGAGCTGGCCGAGCCGTTCGCCATGAGCATGCCCGCCATCTCCAAGCATCTGAAGGTTTTGGAGCGCGCGGGGCTGATCGAGCGTGGCCGCGAAGCGCAGTGGCGGCCAGCGCGCCTGCAGCCGGAACCCCTGCGCGAAGTGAACGAGTGGATGGAGCCGTACCGGCGGTTCTGGGAGCAGAGCTTCGATCGATTGGACGAGTACCTTCGCACCCTTCAGAGCAGGGAGCAGAGCGATGACGGCGGCAGCAAGTAG
- a CDS encoding TetR/AcrR family transcriptional regulator codes for MTRYPSGHKERTREQIVSAAARAFREEGVEGVSVGEVMGRAGLTHGGFYAHFRNKDQLVAEACGCALEQSTARLIDIARNAPPEERLAAFIGAYASPTHRDDPGAGCLMPALAAEVSRHSPEVRTAFTGSFQQGIAMLARLLPQMEGADRTDRALALMSGLAGAVMLARAVDDPVLSDRILQASRDAFTAAFAKG; via the coding sequence ATGACGCGCTATCCCAGCGGCCACAAGGAACGCACGCGCGAGCAGATCGTGAGCGCCGCCGCGCGTGCGTTTCGCGAAGAGGGCGTGGAAGGAGTGAGCGTGGGCGAGGTGATGGGCCGCGCGGGCCTCACTCATGGCGGCTTCTACGCCCACTTCCGCAACAAGGACCAGCTCGTGGCCGAGGCGTGCGGATGCGCGCTGGAGCAGTCCACCGCCCGGCTGATCGACATCGCGCGGAACGCACCGCCGGAGGAACGGCTTGCGGCGTTCATCGGCGCGTACGCCAGCCCCACCCATCGCGACGACCCCGGCGCCGGATGCCTGATGCCGGCGCTGGCGGCCGAGGTGTCGCGCCACTCGCCCGAGGTGCGCACGGCGTTCACCGGGAGTTTTCAGCAGGGGATCGCCATGCTGGCCCGGCTGCTTCCGCAGATGGAGGGCGCGGACCGGACCGACCGGGCGCTGGCGCTGATGTCGGGACTGGCAGGCGCCGTGATGCTGGCCCGCGCCGTGGACGATCCCGTCCTCAGCGACCGCATCCTCCAGGCCTCCCGCGACGCCTTCACCGCCGCGTTCGCAAAGGGCTGA
- a CDS encoding BlaI/MecI/CopY family transcriptional regulator, protein MEASPPLDLGRRERQIMEVVYRLGRASASEVRAHLADPPSYSAVRAMLRILEEKGHLQHAQEGLKHVYFPTAPHEDVRESAMRHVLRTFFAGSTAAAMAALMDASEEPPSDDELDALAALIDRAREQGQ, encoded by the coding sequence ATGGAAGCAAGTCCCCCCCTGGACCTTGGCCGGCGCGAGCGGCAGATCATGGAAGTGGTCTACCGCCTGGGCCGCGCCAGCGCGTCCGAAGTCCGCGCCCACTTGGCCGATCCCCCCAGCTACTCCGCCGTGCGCGCCATGCTGCGCATCCTGGAAGAGAAGGGACACCTGCAGCACGCGCAGGAAGGCCTCAAGCACGTCTACTTTCCCACGGCGCCGCACGAGGACGTCCGCGAGTCGGCCATGCGCCACGTGCTGCGCACCTTTTTCGCTGGCTCCACCGCCGCCGCCATGGCCGCGCTGATGGACGCCTCGGAAGAGCCGCCCTCCGACGACGAGCTCGACGCGCTGGCCGCGCTGATCGACCGCGCGCGGGAGCAGGGCCAATGA
- a CDS encoding VOC family protein, with the protein MSDTTNPPVITGVTPYLMVRGASEASAFYQTAFAAEELSRQPAGDSGKLMHCHLRINGADVMMSDEFPEHGYSLGDGPNGVTLHLQVDDADAWFERAVAAGATVTMPIADQFWGDRYGQLKDPFGHSWSIGSSKK; encoded by the coding sequence ATGTCAGACACGACGAATCCCCCGGTGATCACCGGCGTCACCCCGTACCTGATGGTGCGCGGGGCCAGCGAGGCCTCCGCGTTCTACCAGACGGCGTTCGCCGCCGAGGAGCTTTCCCGCCAGCCCGCGGGCGACAGCGGCAAGCTCATGCACTGCCACCTGCGGATCAACGGCGCCGACGTGATGATGTCGGACGAGTTTCCGGAGCACGGATACAGCCTGGGGGATGGCCCCAACGGCGTGACGCTTCACCTGCAGGTGGACGACGCAGACGCGTGGTTCGAGCGCGCCGTGGCCGCGGGCGCCACGGTGACGATGCCCATCGCCGACCAGTTCTGGGGCGACCGCTACGGGCAGCTGAAGGACCCGTTCGGCCACAGCTGGTCCATCGGCTCGTCGAAGAAGTAG
- a CDS encoding SRPBCC family protein, with amino-acid sequence MTTAEAAGTTAATGTEDREIVLTRVFDAPRELVFQAYTQPEHLAKWYGPDGFTITTFEHDCRVGGRWRFMMHGPDGKDWPNRIEYREVVRPERLVFDHGRDEDDDPHQFFVTITFDDEGGKTRLTSRMLMRTREQREASIKFGAVELGNQTLARLAEYLESMPR; translated from the coding sequence ATGACGACAGCAGAGGCAGCCGGCACGACCGCGGCAACGGGCACGGAAGACCGGGAGATCGTCCTCACGCGCGTGTTCGACGCGCCGCGCGAGCTGGTGTTCCAGGCGTACACCCAGCCGGAGCACCTGGCGAAGTGGTACGGCCCCGACGGCTTCACCATCACCACGTTCGAGCACGACTGCCGCGTGGGCGGAAGGTGGCGGTTCATGATGCACGGGCCGGACGGGAAGGATTGGCCCAACCGCATAGAGTACCGCGAGGTGGTGCGCCCCGAGCGCCTGGTGTTCGACCACGGCCGGGATGAAGACGACGATCCCCATCAGTTCTTCGTGACGATCACCTTCGACGATGAGGGCGGAAAGACGCGCCTGACCTCGCGCATGCTGATGCGCACCCGCGAGCAGCGCGAGGCCAGCATCAAGTTCGGCGCGGTGGAGCTGGGCAACCAGACGCTGGCACGCCTTGCGGAGTACCTGGAATCGATGCCCCGCTGA